Sequence from the Kogia breviceps isolate mKogBre1 chromosome X, mKogBre1 haplotype 1, whole genome shotgun sequence genome:
CTCCCCTACATCCAAGTATCCAATCTGTCCTGGCCCCACTCAAATCAAGCAGTGCTATCCTCAGGCTCATCATCCAATCATGAATGATAATAAATTAACCATGAACCAATCACAACCTCCCTCTTCATGGTTTCTAGCTTCCAAACCTTTATCCATGCTGTGCCCCCTTCCTCACTCACTTCTATTCCCCACTGAGCAGTGAAGAGCGAGCCTTTTGTATACTTCCTACTTTTATTTGATAATAACAAACTGCATATAAAAAGGGACAAGGAAGGCGGGGAGGCCCTGGATCTCCCCCTCTCTGCTTCCCCAAGCATCCCCCGCCCCTAGGCCCCAGCAGGGACCACTCCCTTCCCGCcttgtggtggggtggggattgaCAGGCATGgaaatggggtgtgtgtgtgtgtgtgtgtgtgtgtgtgtgtgtgtatgggtgttgGGGGGGTCAAGGATGAAGAGAGGGTCAAGAATTAGAGAGAGGGCCTTCCCTCATCCCCCATCAGAGCTGGCACCCTGAGAAGGGGTCTTGAGAGAGTTGTGAGGGTCCACAGATGTGCCTCAGCCTATGAGACGGTAGAAGATCCAGCATCCAAAAGTGACCCAGTGACTGGCCCAGCTGAGCTCTGACCATTTGTGGACAGTGTATGCCATGCCGTAGCCCTGTGGGAGAGAAAGCAGTGATGGTCGGTCCCACTCAGCAAGAACAAAGAAGGTCTCAGGAAAACCTATCCTTTGCTCAAGGACGTTTCTGTGACTCCACTGCAACCCTGAGTGAGGCCCCAGAGAAGAGATTGGGTACATATGAAAGGTAAGCagatttagtttttttcttttgtattttcttctctttcaaaaatttaaaaaacaagtcaaGGCAATCCCACTCTCTGACCTGCACTCTCCCttatatataaagagctcctataaattgattttttaaaaagacaaaaattaacaaaGGAGGTGAGTAGGCCATTttcagtaaaggaaaaaaaaaaccaaatggctCTTAAATATACGAAAAGATACTCAGCCTCACTCATCATCTTCCTCCACTCAAACTGGCAAACATATCCATGAGGTCTGAGAGGCACTCTGTTGTCGGGGCGTCAAGCACgatcacacactgctggtgggagggcAAAAAGGTAACTTCTCCATTGCTGTCAAGACTAGATCCTACAGCTCTGTTTGCACCTATGTGAATCCACATGGATGTGAGGGTATTACTTGCTTCAGCACCACTTACCATAGGAAAAGAGTGGGAATCACCTGAGTGTCCACCAATAAGGGACAAACTACATTGTGTCACAATGGAAAAAATGAACGAGGACACTCTATGTCTTCATGTGGAAGGTTTTCAGGAATTATGTGAAAAAAGCAACATGCAGCACAGTGTCATTCATGTGTTACCTTTAGGGTAAAAAGCAGGGGGGGagggaattaaaatatatttttatatctgctTATTATGCTTCAATTTTAGAAGGAtagtttaataaaatgaataaaagtggTTACCTGTAAGAGGGTTGGGGTAAGACGGCAGGAATAAGACTTTCCCCTGAATATCTTGAATACTGTTTGGTTTTTCAACCACGTGATatgcattaacttttttttttttttggtcatgccgcttggcttgagggatcttagttccccaaccagggattgaaccctggcccccgcagtgaaagcgccgagtcctaaccactggacagccagggaattcccttacatttttaattgaaaataaaactttatattattttatattttgtcattaaaaacaatttttaattttttattcaggTTGAATGTGCAAAATCtgggttttgcttctttttaaataaaatttttgttttatttttattaaaactttaaaaatagttaatgcAGGgtattccctggccgtccagtggttaggactcggcgctttcactgtggGGGccagggttccatccctagtcggggaactaagatcccgaaagccacctggcatggccaaaaaaaaaaaaaaaaaaaaaagaactaaaagagaAGCTAAATTGGGATCCTGCTAGTGCCATATgaataaacattattttgaaattgtttttcatttaaaaaggagTAAAACCTGGAATGTGCACACTCCACCTGCATAAAACTAGTATATACATTTTAACGTACATTTTTTAAGTAGAATCCAGTATTTGCACACTCAGTGtaagtaaaactattttttaacaaattaaataaagcaaTCTTGCGAATTCTacctaaataaaaatatgatgaaataattaacttttaaaaaagtgaaacctGGATTTTGCACTCCATctctagaaaataataaattttataagtaaaataaatctattttgcaCACTTCACCCAAGTAAAAGACCCAACAGTATGAATCAACCAGAGGGACAATGGGACAGGAGAATGGTGGAGCAGTGGCTAACAAGCTGGAGACAGATGACACAGGGTTCCCATGCCTTGGCCTCCCCAACTTTGTCCTCATGGTTCCCATGAACAGGTAGCACATCCCTGGGTaacccccagcccagggccccacCTCACCTGCTCCTCTGTGGTGTCGTCCACATCAACATCGAACAGGGAGCCCAGGTAGGCCAGGTGGAAGATGGCCAGGGCCCCAAAGAGCAGGTTTAATGCTCGCACCCCCAGGCCCTGTGGGGGACAGATGGATATGCTTGGCTGTTGGACCTAATCACCATCCCCCAGCCCCACTTTGGCAggggcacacagggaaatgcataAGGCACAGGAATGAGGATGTCCAGAGCACCCACCCCCAGGGTAGGAAAGAGATGGTTCTAATCCTCCTATGGGAGCTCAAGGGGTATCCAAGGATGAGGGTACTGTTAGCATGAGAGCATCCAGGTTGGGGGAGATGTGAGTATTCAGGCAGAGGAGGAAAAATGGTGGGTGGGGCTTTGAGTTGGGGGTTTATGGTGATAAACATTGGTTGTCAGGTGGGAGGCAAATCTGAAATTCTCCATACTTcttgttgcaaaaaaaaaatgagagaaaaaaaagactcaaacgAAAGCAAATCCCCACTGTGACCTACAGGGCCCGCCTCTCCCCCTCTCACTCACTCTGCTCAAGCCGTACCGGCCTCCTCGCTGTTCCTCAAGTATTCCAGGCCCTCTCCCATCTCAGGGCCTTTACTCTGGTTGTTCCCTTTGCCTAGAAtgcttccctccctcacctccttcagttaAAGAACTCAAAAGTCACCTCCCCATTTAAACTTGAAACCACTCAGCCCCTGATActtacctttctctttctcttatttattttctccttggcACTAATCACAATCTAACAAACTATTatactttacttattttttatttaccgTCTCCCCTGTTAAAATGTCTGTCCCAGAGGGCTGGGGctttggtctgttttgttcaccactgtgtctccagcacctagaacagtgcccgaTACCAGCAGGTGCTCAACAGATGTTCACTGGGGAAAATAAACGCTAGGTGGGTATACAGCAGTTGCTTGATAAATGTTACTTAGATAAATGGATGCCAGTGAATAGAGGTGAGGTTATGGAGGTGGATCGGGCACTGGAAGAGGAAGCTGGGCACCTTGAGACAGATATAAGATGGAGACAGAAGTAATTTTTGAGGGGGAGAGTTGGACACAAGGCTGCCTAGGCTGAACCCTCACCAAGCGATGCTGGTGTGAACAGTCCGGTGGGCACCGTTTCGACAAGATGCAGGCACTGAGGATCCGAGCCAGGCGCTTTCGGAGGACTAGGGCAGATGGAGGGGGAGCAGAGGTAAGGGCGTCAGGTTAGCCTCAGGGGACGGTGGTTCTAGCCCGTCACCAACCTTCCATCCCATCTACTGGGCTGGGTTCCGCCCTCACCGTGCTCCACGTAAGTGATAAACGCCAGGGACAGCAGCACCGCAGCCAGGTGGAAGCTgaagccctggggtgggggtggggggcaatgaGGTGAGTGAGGAGGAGGCCCTACCACCCCCATCCAGCTACCACCCTGGTCCCGCTTCGCCCTGCTCACGTGCAGGAGGGCGCTGGCTGCATAGGTGACCAGCACAGCTGAGAAGGTCCCCAGGCGGAGAGCATTCTTGAAAACATCTGCAGGGGGGGGATATGTGGGGCAAGAGTCTCCTGAGATtcctccctgcccttcctggaGGGCCACAGGGCAGGGTGAGGATACCTACAACCTCTTGGGGCCCCCAGGGTGAAGTCTCTTTATAATGGCCTCCAACTTCACTTGTCTAAAAGTTAGCTCCTGATCTTCCCTCCCAACCTGCTGCTCCTATAGTCTCTCCCAAGTGCAGCCAGTGTCAACTACACCCTCCCAGTTTCTCAGGACAAAAGCCTCACTATCACCCTtgatctgccccctccccccacaacgCCCATAACCAAACTCAGCAAATCCTGTCAGTTCTATCTTCAGAGTTTATCCAGAATCTGACCTCTCCTCCCCATTTCCACCgtgccctcccccactccccatctgtcctcacagcagccagagggtcCTGGTACAACCTAAGTCAGCCCATGGCCCTCCTCTGCTCAGACCCCTGCTCTGAGATCTCTCtcagagaaaaaaaccaaagtcCTCCCCGTGGCCAGAGAGGCCCTACAGAACCAGGCCCCGTCACCTCTCCGACTTCACCTCCTGCCACTGGTCCCCTCGCTCACTCTGATCCCACCACACTGGTCTCCTCACAGTTGTTCAAATGTGCCAGgtatgctcctgcctcagggcctttgcacttgcttttcCTTCCATGTGTTAAATTCCTCCCCTACATGTTTGCATTGATTGCTCTCTCACcttcttcaggtctttgctcaaactTTAGCTCCTCAGTGAGACTTGCTCtggatgatatatttaaaattgcatccaCCCCTACTCACGCACTCCTAACACTCCCAGATCATCTttacttgctttatttatttattttttaccataGCACTTCTCACTACCTGAACTATTgcgtattttttttattatactgCTACCCCCACAAAAATATcaactccacaagggcagggatttGGGAGAATTTTTGGTCCCTACTATCTTCAGCTTGTTGtatgaatgaatgtgtgaaagGGGTGTGGGTTGAGGACTGCCAACTTTCTTGGAGTGGTGACTTGGTGACTCACAGTTATTTAGCCAATAAGACATGGGCAGGTTCCAGCTTGTGACAACTTCCACCATGGACCGGGGCAGCTCCACGTTCAGTGGCTTAGAGACCGTCAGGTCCCTATGGGCAAAAGAGACACGCAAACTCATTTGGGATTTCAACCCACCTGATGGCCACACTTTTGTTCTTGGCTGTTCCCTCCCCCGGGaacacccccctcctccctgcagctCCTCTAGGCAGCACCCTGTGGGAGATGGggccccccagccctccccaccatTCCAGGTGATCCTTCTCCTCGGTGAAGCCAGCCCCCGCCAACGTGGCCGTGGCCTCGGACAGAAAGCCCACAAAATAGTTGCTGAAGTGGAAGGAGACAGCGCTCTCATAGGCTCGCAGCCACCTGCAGGAAAGGAGCCAGGGAGAGAGAGGCATCATGCCCAGGCCCCAGCATGACACCCCACCATGTgccagcatccctggcccctcTCTGTAGACTCACCTTACCATGGTGCCCCTAGGGGTCAGGAAGgcagcagagaagaaaggaaggagagtcaGAGAGGCCCTGGAGGTTGGCCTGAGTTGTTCATCAACAAGACAGACAAATATGGCGGCAAAAGAGGTGCGCTGTGACAGTCCCACACATCTATCCATCCGTACACCATCAGTTAGTTTCAGGTAGCTCAAATGGATGTGTGAGCTGCCCTATAATATGACACGGTCCCACAGCTTCACGTGGCCAGACATCCAGACCCAGGGACTGTTAGAGGCTGACTTCACAGCCACATGGCCAGACACACATACTATCAGACTTCAAGCTCTCTGACCTGATTCGGTGACCATAAGATACCCGGAAGTCCTTTAGTTAGGCACAGAGACCATCAATCACCCTGTTATGCATGCACACACAATTCTGCACTCAGGTAGTCATCCTGTCAGTTGTACAATCAGACACGGTCAAAGACAGGCAGCATCTTACACTGGAAAAAGCATAGGTTCTGGATTCAGGCCTGGGATTAGTGCCTGGCTGCTTAGTTGGGTGACACTGGGCAAGTCATTCCACCCTTCAGAGCCTCATTCAGCATCAGACACAATCAGCGGCCAATGAGTAGGGGAGAAGGTCATACAGTCAAATAGCTGGATGAAATCCTAGTCACACCAGGGGTGGGTGGTCGGTTCTGCCCCTTAGCTAGACAATCCCAAGGAGGCAGACCCACAGGCAGAATCCATCACAGACATGTGCATGACACGCAACAGTCAGACCCACTCCCAGCCAGGGTTACGGACAAGCCAGATTTATCCTATCCAGTGACAGCCACATACTCCCATCATGGACAACCGCCCAGCCAGACAGCCAGAACTCCAGTCCCACACAGGAGTCCCTGGCTGATAGGTAAACAACCTATACAAACCCCTAGCTAGAGTCACAGACAGGTCAGTGTTACCAACCAACACATACTTGTGGCTCCCCATTGCAGTTACATAACTTGCTTCTGATGGTGAAATAGCGGAACAGACGGACAGCCAGGCACAGTATGTGACGGAGTATCCATTGTACATGGAGTCATAGGGCCAGTCTTGGTCAAACCACAGCCACAGACACTTAGTCTGTCTGGTCACCGAGTGTATGGTCAGACAGTCTCAGACTCACAGAACCAATCAGTCACAGACTGTGCACCCACCCCCATTCAGCCCCACTTGCCCTCAGCACCTGCCCTCATTTACCTGGCTTTGCGTTTCTTGCTGTAGTAACAGAAGACAGACAGAAGCATTAAGAGACAACTCAGAGCTGGGGAGACCCCAGGTCCCTCCCCAAACCCCTCAGTGCTGGGCAGAGGCCTCGAAGGCTGTGCTCACTTGCGAAGGAGGCGGTCACCATCAAGGGGGATGAAGTACGGGAAGAGGTAGGGGCCCACACAGGTGGACAGCACAAGGCACAGCAGGGCCAGCGCCAGACTCCGGGCCACCTTCTGCAGCCATCGGCGGCTCTGTGGGGATCAAGGCTCCATGAACACTGCACCGTGGTGGCTTCCCATGGTCCCTGCCCACCTGTCCACCCAGGACCTCACCAGCGGGCGGCCTTGGACGGCCTGTAGGTAGCTGTGGAAGGATATCCAGGGCCCAAAGACGATGGTGCCCACGAAGTAGAGGTAGCCCATGAACTCCACGGGCGAGGGCACTGCACCCACCTCACCCCGGTCCAGGTCGAAGCCCAGAGACACCGCCTTCATGGCCACAATCATCTGGGCCCCTAGGTGTGGTGCCCATGGTCAAGTGGATGAGCAGAGACCAGGTCAGCATGGGGGGATGGGGAACACCAGGTGAGAGGCGGTAAGAAAGAAGAGCAAGTGTGGAGAGGTGGGCATGGGGCCAGACAGGCAGTTGAGCAGGTAGGCCCAGGACTGGCAGATGTCCTGACTCAAGAGAGTCAGGCATGGACATGAGATGGGACAGACAGGTGGGGAAGAGACATGGTAGAGAGAAACACAGATGTAAGGGGAATCTAAGGGCTGCGTGTCCAGTGGGCTAGGCAGATGAGGGAGAAAAGTGGGGAAGGAGAGACAGGGTGGGGGTAGTTAGGAGATGTGGAgtggggctggagggctggggcaggggagagggccaGGGCTGCCTACCTCTCATCTTGTGCCATGTCACGGTGTCCACCATGTGCATCTCACTGAGGAAAAAGGTGGTGGTCTTGGCCCTATGACTCCCCTGGCCTCAGATACCACAAAGGGGGGAAACCAAGGTGCAGAGAGGGTATACCCTTCCCTGCCCTGCACAACCTCATGGAGGAATAGTTCTCCAGGGCTCCCTCCTCCAGGGGGAGCTCCAGTCCAGCCTGTTCTGTGTAGCCTTCGGAAAGAACAAGTCTCCCAGATTTCCAACCCCTCCAGGCACACCCCACGTCCTCCCTGTCCTGGACAGCCTCAGGAGGGGCGGCCTGGGGATCCCCCCGCCCTTCTGCTGACAGCGTGGGGATGAGGACATACACCCATACCCCATGAGTAGGTAGATGAGGATGGTGACGGAGAGGAAGACGCCACGATGGGAGGAATGTCGGCAGAGGAACAGCACGAGGTAGCACAGGAGGCTTAGCAGCACGACCCAAACCATGTGCAGCTGGAAGAAGTGGTAGAGGCTGAAGAACCCGCCTGCCACGGTGCTTGCATGCTTCAGGTAGGATGGCAACCCTTtgggtgagagaaagagagagagaacaagataGGGAATCAGAGCAGGGCTGGTAGAAGGGCAGCCTGGGCAGAGGACGTAGCTCAGGCAAAGGCTTAGAGGTTGGAACATGGTGGGATTGCAGGGGGCCCAAAGCAGGTGTTGGGGAGCTGGGGAGGTGGCAGGGCTTGGGTTTAAAGAAAAGAGACATCTGTAAAGGTCACTTTGGGAACCTTGGAGGAAATTTGAATAACTTATATTGAATAATATTATGGCATCAAGATTAAATTTCCTGAGGGGTGATGGTTGAGGCTATGGCTGTGGGGGGGAAGATGTCTTTGTTCTTGGGGGACACGCAAGAAGATTTGGGATGAAGTGTCAGCAGGTTATTCAAGTGATTCAGGAAGATGATAGATAGGCAGATGGAcggatggatagataggtagacaggtagataggtagatagagcAAGCTAATGTGGCAAGATGTTGACAGTTGGAGAATCGGGTGATGCATATATGGGTGTTCATTGTACTATTCTTTCAACTTAGCTTTTCAGTAACTTTGCaacttttcaaaatgataaacctggggaaaaataaaacatccatttaaaataaaagaacaagaaaaaagaaagtgtagAACTTCTGAATCTCAGCATCCCATAGGAATCTCGGGTACTTGGGATCTTGTTTGGATATAGGCTTGCCACGATTTCTGGAAACATTTCAGAATCCTAGAATCCAGATATTTTATCATGCCTTGATTCCAGAAATCCAGAATGCCAGCATTTTGGAAGCCTGGAATGTGAGAATTTCAACTTGTCAGAATCCCCAAACCCCATAACACGGCACTTTGGGATATATGGTACTTTCCATAACCCTGCGACATCAGCATTTCAGAAACTTATAACCTTGGGATGTAGGCATTTCAGGATCCCAAGATTCAAGAACCTCAGTTTTCAACAGTCCCAGAGCCCAGGGATACAGAAAGGTATGGCTTGGCATGGCAGGATGTGGCTTGGTGTGGTGTAGCATGGGGTGGCTGGGTTAGTGGGACATGGTGTGGTAGAATGGCGTTTAGCCTGGTGGGCTGTGGTAGGCTGGACGTGTACGAGCCTGGCTTGGCTTGGCAAGATGTGGCAGGATGATGTGGGGCTTGGTATGGATGAACGTGGCAGGTGTGATTTGGCCTGGCGTGGTGGCCCATGGTGTGGCAGGCACTTACCAAGCCTCCACAGGAGGCGGCAGGCGAGGCAGATGGCAAGGAGCAGCCAGATCTGGTCAAGGCCCTGCTGGGCAGTAGGCAGGAGACAGCCCTGCAGCAGCTGCTGGAAAAATTCCTGGCGGCTGAAGGTGGCCATTGTGGACCCCCacggatggatggacagatggatagaCCTGCCAAAGGGGGGGACATAGAAGGAGCTTAGCTGGGATGTCCACGGGGCAGACGATGCTCAAGAGATGGACTTGAGCACTCAGATTTCAGTCTGGGGCTGTCCAACCCTTGTAGAGACAGGGtactggggggctgggggagggtgtgaGTGTCAGGTACATCAGATTGAGCTGCCACCTCTGTGTGGGGGGGTGTTCTGGGTGCACACACACAGCCCATGACCTGCGGTGAATGAAGGACCTGTGTTTCTTGTATGCTGGGAACAGTCCGGGTCCGATAGTGATTGAATGGTGTACATTCTAGGCCCGTATATCAAATTGGGGGGCTCCCTGGTTTCTGAGGTAGAGTCACTCAGTgtggagggcagagagggagatCCTGTGACACTTGGGGGCCGTGTGCATCTCTCCTAGAACGGATGTGGGGGGTGTCCTGTATCCCCCGCgcgccccatcccacccccacccggcCTCTCCCGGCCGCCAACAAAGCCCTGCCCAGGCCCGGGGGCTGCAGGGAGATGGAGGTGGTGGTAAGGGACACAGCAGAAGGGAGAGTTGGAAAGGTGATGGAGAGGGGGCCCTAGCACACGCGCTGCAGACCCGCAAGGGGAGGCCGGCTCAGGATGCGAGCGGGAGAGCCGCACGTGCACTACCGGCGACCTACCTGGCAGTAAGAAAGCTGCGGTCCAGGGGGCCGGGGACGTACAGCCGCCGCCACCGTCGCCGCCTCCTCCGGGCAGCCTCCCCCGCAGGCCGCAAGGCCGGGACCAGCTGCGGCTCCCAGGGCGGCGCGGAGAGCGGGCCCTTTAAATCCCGGGGAGGCCCGGCCGGCCCGCTCGGCCAATAAGAGGACAGGAGCGGGGCGGGGACGGAGGAGGAGGGGAGCGGGAGGATTGAGGGAAGGAGGAGCGGGAGGTTGAGAGGAGCCGGGCGCGGGAGGACGTCGGCGCGTGAAACGTTGGATCCCGCACCTTTCCGAACTCTTGGTGTGCCAGTCCCTGAAGAGTCACGTCGGGAGGTCTTCTGGCCGTCCAAGAACAAACTGTCCAAACGCCAAATTCCTAATCCTTGGAAGCCGAGATGGgaaagatgggggagggaggagagaaagtccGTTTCCCCAGCCATCCACCTCGCCACCGAAGCTGCCCACCCGTGCACGTCTTCGTGTCACTGTTGTGCCCCcttttcacagatgggaaaataaACCGAGGTCTCTCCTTTCCCATCCTTTGAAGGAACTATGGGAATTTCCAACCCTCTCCAGCAGCAGGGACCGGCCAGAAACACCAGTACTGACTGTCATCCAGGAGCAAAAATTCGGTGCCTGTGCTTTCCCCTAGGGACTCCTTCCGGAGGCTAGTACGGAGCACCGATTGGGAGCATTTATAAAGCACTCAGCATCCCCAACAATGGTTTGTATTGGGCCCTATCTGCACCAACTCTGAGGATTTATGCAGCACTTGCTGTCTGCCTACCCTACCCTGCAGTGTCTGGACACTCCGCTCTGTCCCTAGGCTGATGAAGGGCCTTTTTCCAAAAGAGCATTTATTGGGCACGGACTGCATACTTACTTAGCTATCAGGTGGAAGTGAGAAGGAAGCCAAGGTCAAGCTGGACCCCACCCTGACCTGAGGAGCTAAGGAAAACAGGTTCTAATCAGATTAATGCCTGCCTGTATGGAGCTGGGCAAGCCATGCCCACTCCCCGGGCTCCAGTGTGCCTTTCTGTTAAACAAAAGAGTGGGATTAGCAGTTCTTTGCTTGGAAATACCAATGGCAATTGAAGAGAAATGCATGTcacctctctttaaaaaaatgttaacatgaaGTTAAATGGAGTTTTAACTCATAAATGAATATGCatatattacaaatgaaaaatatttaacagttgactcttgaacaacgcaggtttgaactgcacaatCCACTGATAggtggatatttttcaatagtaaatacttcGGTACTACACAGTCCTTGTTTGGTTGATTCCTGGGATGCAGAGGAACTGTGGGTATGGAGGGCCGGCTATGAGTTATACACGGATTGAACTCTCCCCCAGTTGTTCAGTGGTCAACTGTAATGGATAATTACATAGGCCAGATGCACAAATATTCCTTTCTTTAACAGCAGAATACAGGCCATACATTTTATGACTTAGAcatcattctatttttttcctcagttttcAAACGTACTCAAATCGAGTCAACAATGACCCACAGCACAAGCAAGAAATATTTCCTTTGGTTGCAAGACCTGGCATTTAAAACTGGAAGATCCTCACTATGCGTACCCTGAACTTCACAGACTTGATTGTTTCCATCTAGTCTTTTGATGTGTGTGACAAAGAACTAGTCTCTAGATTCTAGGACATATGAAGGGcatctacaaatcaataagaaaaggaCAAACAATACACTAGAAAATGTACAGTAGACATGAATAGGTAATTCATGGCAGAAGTCACCTGAAATAACCAATATGtataacatatgaaaagataactCAATCtctttatcagggaaatgcaaaattaaaacaacagataTGATTTCATATCTACTAGGTgtgatatttcatatttttaccgCTGGAGCTTAGTAGAgagtgggcactcaataaatatctgtcagGCTTTATAGCCTTTGTAGTCATTCTGGGTTATAATTTCTAGGACACCTTAAATGGTCTCCCTGTAATTAAAGATGAAAATTAAGACAAAGAGATCCCATTCTTTGCTTATTagattgacaaaaaaaaaattgccaagcctcagaatgatgttttctctctctcattttgtctctctttttctctcagtatctatctatctatctatctataatttTTTCTAAAGTATTTGATTGTAGTTGCAGGTGTGATGCCCTTTCAATTAAATACTTCAGTATAAAATttctaagaacaaggacattttcTTACGTTCCTACCAGCAgagtatgagggttccaatttctccacatcttcacaaACACTTTGTTATCTGACTctttgattctagccatcctagtgggtgtgccAATACTGTCCTTTTATAGGAAAAGGAAATCCTAGGTCACGAGCTGAATTCCTTTAACAGGTCTTTTTGGTCTCTTTCAATCTGGAACAATGTCTCCATCTTCCATTAACTTTCGCGATCTTGATTTTTTCGAAGAGTACAGGTCAGT
This genomic interval carries:
- the PORCN gene encoding protein-serine O-palmitoleoyltransferase porcupine isoform X2 yields the protein MAGETDFLSSLPHLSHLGFQGLGIWRLDSLFLDGQKTSRRDSSGTGTPRVRKGAGSNVSRADVLPRPAPLNLPLLLPSILPLPSSSVPAPLLSSYWPSGPAGPPRDLKGPLSAPPWEPQLVPALRPAGEAARRRRRRWRRLYVPGPLDRSFLTARSIHLSIHPWGSTMATFSRQEFFQQLLQGCLLPTAQQGLDQIWLLLAICLACRLLWRLGLPSYLKHASTVAGGFFSLYHFFQLHMVWVVLLSLLCYLVLFLCRHSSHRGVFLSVTILIYLLMGEMHMVDTVTWHKMRGAQMIVAMKAVSLGFDLDRGEVGAVPSPVEFMGYLYFVGTIVFGPWISFHSYLQAVQGRPLSRRWLQKVARSLALALLCLVLSTCVGPYLFPYFIPLDGDRLLRKGTMVRWLRAYESAVSFHFSNYFVGFLSEATATLAGAGFTEEKDHLEWDLTVSKPLNVELPRSMVEVVTSWNLPMSYWLNNYVFKNALRLGTFSAVLVTYAASALLHGFSFHLAAVLLSLAFITYVEHVLRKRLARILSACILSKRCPPDCSHQHRLGLGVRALNLLFGALAIFHLAYLGSLFDVDVDDTTEEQGYGMAYTVHKWSELSWASHWVTFGCWIFYRLIG
- the PORCN gene encoding protein-serine O-palmitoleoyltransferase porcupine isoform X4, which translates into the protein MATFSRQEFFQQLLQGCLLPTAQQGLDQIWLLLAICLACRLLWRLGLPSYLKHASTVAGGFFSLYHFFQLHMVWVVLLSLLCYLVLFLCRHSSHRGVFLSVTILIYLLMGEMHMVDTVTWHKMRGAQMIVAMKAVSLGFDLDRGEVGAVPSPVEFMGYLYFVGTIVFGPWISFHSYLQAVQGRPLSRRWLQKVARSLALALLCLVLSTCVGPYLFPYFIPLDGDRLLRKWLRAYESAVSFHFSNYFVGFLSEATATLAGAGFTEEKDHLEWDLTVSKPLNVELPRSMVEVVTSWNLPMSYWLNNYVFKNALRLGTFSAVLVTYAASALLHGFSFHLAAVLLSLAFITYVEHVLRKRLARILSACILSKRCPPDCSHQHRLGLGVRALNLLFGALAIFHLAYLGSLFDVDVDDTTEEQGYGMAYTVHKWSELSWASHWVTFGCWIFYRLIG
- the PORCN gene encoding protein-serine O-palmitoleoyltransferase porcupine isoform X5, yielding MFQPLSLCLSYVLCPGCPSTSPALIPYLVLSLFLSPKGLPSYLKHASTVAGGFFSLYHFFQLHMVWVVLLSLLCYLVLFLCRHSSHRGVFLSVTILIYLLMGEMHMVDTVTWHKMRGAQMIVAMKAVSLGFDLDRGEVGAVPSPVEFMGYLYFVGTIVFGPWISFHSYLQAVQGRPLSRRWLQKVARSLALALLCLVLSTCVGPYLFPYFIPLDGDRLLRKGTMVRWLRAYESAVSFHFSNYFVGFLSEATATLAGAGFTEEKDHLEWDLTVSKPLNVELPRSMVEVVTSWNLPMSYWLNNYVFKNALRLGTFSAVLVTYAASALLHGFSFHLAAVLLSLAFITYVEHVLRKRLARILSACILSKRCPPDCSHQHRLGLGVRALNLLFGALAIFHLAYLGSLFDVDVDDTTEEQGYGMAYTVHKWSELSWASHWVTFGCWIFYRLIG
- the PORCN gene encoding protein-serine O-palmitoleoyltransferase porcupine isoform X1 encodes the protein MAGETDFLSSLPHLSHLGFQGLGIWRLDSLFLDGQKTSRRDSSGTGTPRVRKGAGSNVSRADVLPRPAPLNLPLLLPSILPLPSSSVPAPLLSSYWPSGPAGPPRDLKGPLSAPPWEPQLVPALRPAGEAARRRRRRWRRLYVPGPLDRSFLTARSIHLSIHPWGSTMATFSRQEFFQQLLQGCLLPTAQQGLDQIWLLLAICLACRLLWRLGLPSYLKHASTVAGGFFSLYHFFQLHMVWVVLLSLLCYLVLFLCRHSSHRGVFLSVTILIYLLMGEMHMVDTVTWHKMRGAQMIVAMKAVSLGFDLDRGEVGAVPSPVEFMGYLYFVGTIVFGPWISFHSYLQAVQGRPLSRRWLQKVARSLALALLCLVLSTCVGPYLFPYFIPLDGDRLLRNKKRKARGTMVRWLRAYESAVSFHFSNYFVGFLSEATATLAGAGFTEEKDHLEWDLTVSKPLNVELPRSMVEVVTSWNLPMSYWLNNYVFKNALRLGTFSAVLVTYAASALLHGFSFHLAAVLLSLAFITYVEHVLRKRLARILSACILSKRCPPDCSHQHRLGLGVRALNLLFGALAIFHLAYLGSLFDVDVDDTTEEQGYGMAYTVHKWSELSWASHWVTFGCWIFYRLIG
- the PORCN gene encoding protein-serine O-palmitoleoyltransferase porcupine isoform X3 — translated: MFQPLSLCLSYVLCPGCPSTSPALIPYLVLSLFLSPKGLPSYLKHASTVAGGFFSLYHFFQLHMVWVVLLSLLCYLVLFLCRHSSHRGVFLSVTILIYLLMGEMHMVDTVTWHKMRGAQMIVAMKAVSLGFDLDRGEVGAVPSPVEFMGYLYFVGTIVFGPWISFHSYLQAVQGRPLSRRWLQKVARSLALALLCLVLSTCVGPYLFPYFIPLDGDRLLRNKKRKARGTMVRWLRAYESAVSFHFSNYFVGFLSEATATLAGAGFTEEKDHLEWDLTVSKPLNVELPRSMVEVVTSWNLPMSYWLNNYVFKNALRLGTFSAVLVTYAASALLHGFSFHLAAVLLSLAFITYVEHVLRKRLARILSACILSKRCPPDCSHQHRLGLGVRALNLLFGALAIFHLAYLGSLFDVDVDDTTEEQGYGMAYTVHKWSELSWASHWVTFGCWIFYRLIG